The nucleotide window CATCCAGCCCATCCTCGACGACAAGGCCGACGTGGTCATCGGGTCGCGGTTCATCGGCGAGAGCCACCGCGTGCTCTACTACTGGCACTCGGTCGGGAACAAGGTGCTCACCACCCTCTCGAACTGGTGTACCAACCTGAACTTGACCGACATGGAGACCTGTTACAAGGTGTTCCGCCGGGAGGTGATTCAGGGCATGAACCTGAAGAGCAACCGGTTCGGGTTCGAGCCCGAGGTGACCGCCAAGATCGCCCGCAAGCGCGCCGGTAAGCCCCGGTGGCGCGTGTTCGAGGTGCCCATCAGCTACAGCGGCCGCACCTACGAAGAGGGCAAGAAGATCGGCATGAAGGACGGGTTCCAGGCCCTCTACTGCATCTTCCGGTACTGGCTCGCCGACTGAACACGCGCCCGGCCGCCTGAGCCACGGGCTTCGGGCTCGTGCCAGCACCTTATTAGCCGTCCGGGGCGGATATCCGTTTTGGACTGATGTCTTTGTGGCGCGGACATTCCTGTCTGTGCCACAATAAACAGCCACCACCACCCGGACCGTGAATCACGAACATCACGCGGGCGGCTCCGGTTCGTCGGGCGGAGCACCCGCTGGCGGTCCCAGTTACCGCTTGGCCATGTCCACGAGCGCCCGCAGCGACGGCGGGCGGAACCGCTGCTTGTGCCACACCGCACACAACGTGCGCACGGGCGTCGGCTTGCCCAGCGGCCGGTACGCGCACTGCTTGCTCGTGTCGGCGGTCGCGGCCATCTCGGGAACGATCGACACGCCCTGGCCCGCCGCGACCATCGCCAGCAGTGTCACGATCTGCTCGCCCCGGCACACCACCCTCGGTTCGAGCCCGCCCCGGTGACACAGGCTCAGCACCTGGTCGCCGAAGCAGTGCATGTCGTCCAGCAGGATGAACGGCTCCTCCAGCACGTCGGCCAGCTTCACCTCGGTCTTGGACGCGAGTTCGTGTTTCGCCGGTAGTGCCATCACCAGCGGTTCCGCGAACAGTTTCTCGACGTGCAACCGGTCGTCGCGGACCGGCATCGCCATCAGCGCCACGTCGAGTTCACCGGCCAACAGGTCGGCCAGCAGCCGCTCGGTGAGGTCCTCCTTCAGTTGCAACTGCACGTTCGGGTGGTCCTTGCGGAACCGCGTCACCGTGCCCGGCAGCAGAAAGGGTGCGATGGTCGGAATCGCCCCGACGCGCAACGACCCGCCCTCCGCGGAGTCGCGGACCGCGCGCTCGGCCTCTTTGACCGCGGCCAGAATCCCCTGGGCGTGTCCCAGCAGCTCCCGCCCGGCGTCGGTGAGGACCACCTTCCGCCCGAGCCGGTCGAACAGCCGCCGGCCCACCCCGTGCGGCTTGCTCTCGAGCCGCATGATCTGCTCGCTGAGCGTCGGCTGGGTCACGTCCTCGCGCTCCGCGGCGCGGGTAAAGCTGCCCGTTTCGGCCACCGCAACGAAATACCGGAGCTGATGAAGCTCCATAGTCGCCTCCGATCAATTCCACGATTTGAATCGTCATATCCTTTTTAGCAGATGTTCAGAACGTGGGAAAGTGCGCCCGGCGGTTGCGGACCGGGCGGCGCGGCGGGACAATCGTGAGGTAACGGAGCGGTAAGGCACTGTTGCTCGGGCACGCACCAGGGGGCCACATGTCGATCGAGGAAGCGGTTGCCAAAGACCTGGTCGGGGTGCTGTTCGTCACGTTCCTGTTCGGCGGTCTGGCGCTGTGGCTCATCGTTGCCACCGTCGCCGACGCCTGGCGCAAGGTCCGCGTCGCCGAGCGGAACGCACGGCTCAAGCAGACGATGATCGAGCGCGGGTACCGGGCCGACGAGATCGTCCGGGTGTTGAACGCGTCCGCGGGCGACGCGCGGTGACGCCGCGACCGGCTGAAAGCCGCGTCCCTGCTCCGGCGAGCGCCGGGCAAAGGGAGTACGAAACGGCTCAAGGGCGGGTGGGATGAGGGCTACAACCTACAAGTCCTACAAGAAATCAAACTACCTGGAGTGCGGTCGCCCTGGGGGCGGTGTCGGTACTCGGGTGACTACTCCCGACTTGGCGCGGTAGATCTCTCCGGCCCGGCCGGCGA belongs to Gemmata obscuriglobus and includes:
- a CDS encoding LysR family transcriptional regulator; its protein translation is MELHQLRYFVAVAETGSFTRAAEREDVTQPTLSEQIMRLESKPHGVGRRLFDRLGRKVVLTDAGRELLGHAQGILAAVKEAERAVRDSAEGGSLRVGAIPTIAPFLLPGTVTRFRKDHPNVQLQLKEDLTERLLADLLAGELDVALMAMPVRDDRLHVEKLFAEPLVMALPAKHELASKTEVKLADVLEEPFILLDDMHCFGDQVLSLCHRGGLEPRVVCRGEQIVTLLAMVAAGQGVSIVPEMAATADTSKQCAYRPLGKPTPVRTLCAVWHKQRFRPPSLRALVDMAKR